GTGTACGGTAATGTGATATATCGACAGATATCTTGAAATCACAGCTAAGTAGCATCTATAACCAGACTCACAATCGTGGCCAAATTTGATTATCTTATTTCGGATACCAAAGGATATCTGTACAACCAAGTAcgaaacatatatatgaatacattaCCGTCCATCCATCACTGCAATACACTTCGAAAGCTCCATGCGGGTCCATATGTGGATATATCGTGTACACCCCTTCTGCAGTCAAACCAACATCGTTGACATCTTGGCAATCAAATAAGCGATCACAATTCTGACCATTTCCAAAGAAGCCGTCACTACAGATACACCGAAATACGTCAGATTCGAACTTGCACGAGGCATTATCACTGCAGTTCAATTCCTCCGTAGTACATACAAGAACTCCGTTTTTGCACGAGCACTGAGTGCAGTTAGAAAGTGTGTACTGTTCGCCTTCCTGGTTGaaaaatacacataaatatacGTTTAAACCTAACAAAAGCAAAAGTATGTTACCAAGAACAATGGATTGAAAACTACCTTACAAATAATGTCATGTAACTACGTCTAAAGTTTTGTTCACATATATAAGATGGGAATGGCGAATACAAAcaataaagaagaacaaactttagcagaaaataaaagtaaaaaaaaaaaaatgtccaaatggTCGAAACATCAAGTCAAATTAAATGTACGACTTCAAATCAGTAAATGAATCTTTCGATCAGAATGCACCCTAAAATTCACCAAAAAAGTGTTTTGGATATATTTCAACACTAAATTCCATCACCGTGGCATGTAGAGAGATTTTCTTAAAATTCGTTGTAACGtaaatttgatgcaaatatttaaaagtagTAGAGCTTCTTATATATTAATGAATTGTATTATGAATATACATCGCATGTTTGGTTCAATTATTTCTAGCAAGAAACGCACCAACGGAATTAGTGTTGTAAAGCTTCCAAGCATGTCAATCAAACAGACAAGGTACATTGCTGTGGCTTGAAGGTTATGTCCTGTCATGgattatttgattttaatctGACAAATGATAGATTTTAGGGTGAATTCTGATAAAATggatatattattaaattaaactCACTGTCAGAACACCCGTCTCCTTGACGTAACATGCACATTCGTCTTGTGGTACGCAATCCATGGTGCTTTGTATCATAAATCCAGTCGGGCAAATGCAAGAGATATCATCAGTGCAATTACTGTGACAACCTTTCTCACCGTCCGGATCATCACATGTAGCCTGACACGTGCAGTTTGATAGTATCATGTTACGCGGACATTCACTTTCGTATGTGGTTGTTTGTACTGTAGTTTGTGCCGCAGTAGGTGTTGCAGCCGATACGAATGATGTTGGCTCCATTGCATCGATGGTACTTTCTAAAAGTTTCGAAGATGTCTCTTGGGTATGTGAAAGTTTATCCTGTGAAGCCGGGAATATTTCTATTTCAGATGGAGACGAGAGTGTTACTTGGCGTTCAACTGAAGTACTTTCTGATACATATAATGACGTTGTATCTGGCATTGATACAGACGTTGCGTCGACTTTTGAAGTTAGTTTCGGTGTAGATGAAGCTGTTACCGAAGAACCCGAAGCTTTGACCGGCCGAGTTGAGGTACCCGTTTGGGAGGTTGTCATTTCTGAAGCCGGGAATATTTCTATTTCAGATGGAGACGAGAGTGTTACTTGGCGTTCAACTGAATTACTTTCTGATACATATAATGACGTTGTATCTGGCATTGATACAGACGTTGCGTcgacttttgaagttattttcGATGTAGATGAAGCTGTTACCGAAGAACCCAAAGCTTTGACCGGCCGAGTTGAGGTACCCGTTTGGGAGGTTGTCATTTCTGATGAGGAATATGATGTTGCACTTAGGCCTCCAGATGATGGTTCTTCTGGCGTTAGTGGTATAAATTCCTTTGTAACCGACGGCGCTTGTGTTGCAGATGTGTAAGCGTCTGAGGCTTCTTGGAATGAGCCATGTGTATATGAACTCATCTGCCGTGCCAATGATGGTTTCGTTGATGAAGGCGTCATGGTTGCCGATACAGACGAGCTAGCAGACAATTCGATAAAAGCTTTCATTGTGAATGATGATGCTTCTGGTTTAGATGAAAGTGTTCCAAATGAAGATGGCTTTTTTGACGCAGATGAAACTAGTGAAGATCTGTGCTGCTTGGATGAACTCTCTTTGGCCGCTGTAATGACATTAAAAAACACTATTTTTAGGTCACATATTAATGCAGATGCAGCATTCTGTTATAAACAGACAGAATCATGAgaataaaaaaagaataaaaaaacagaacaagtattgttcgatacaggtgtcaaacgctacagtgaaattaccttccttaccggtttcgaacctctggatatacaatcagcgtccatggcctagttggttagggtgtccgcgtacaaagcgggaggcccgggttcgaatcccggtggaggctggaagttttttcactgttctggattttccttctcattacgttttcatttatatatatatatatatatatatatatatatatatatatatatatatatatatatatacatggtagCCTATTAATTAGGTAATAGTCTATAACTTGAAATAACCTCATTTTAGTTTAATTCTAGTTTCTTTTTAaaacgttttctttttcatttattttattttcctttgggtCATTGATCATGCTTGAATACTAATAGGGTTAAACGATGCCTGACCTATAAAGTTATATGTCAAATTGAGTTCATATGTAGAGAAGGGTTGTAAATGTATCATCACTATAACGTTCCATGCAAAGCGCTTAACTATGATTCAATCACTTCAGGATTCTCTATATATTCAACAAACGGTTCATACGAACTACTATTAGGAATATGACATATACGTTTGGATatgatatgtatataaatgaaatcaTTGTTCCTctgcagtgaaaaaaaaaatcatatgttATTTTGATACATTTATTACTTATCCAGAATTATAACTTTTTAGATTTCTTAAATTGCAACTGATTACTTACCGGTACTCGGTATTAGCTCCATTTGATTGCTACAGTTACCACCACAGGGCATAACGGCATCTTTATATGAGTGTGGTTTTGTGCACTTGAAAAAAGCTGAAATCATAAGAACCGGTATTTTTAATAACACCATGGATGCAATTGCATTACGAATATTTGCTACAAGTAAATAATTTATCCATGTTTGCTGATTTATGTTTGTTCTCTAAAATTCACAAAGTCAAAGTAATAAGATGAACAGTAAGATCTACTTTCCGTTATTCTACTTACCAACGCGTTCCTCCAACGTAGAATGAATGCAAATGCCAAGAAGGAAGCAATGAATCATAAACGAAAActtaatttcattcattttttctCAATGTTTAGTACAACTCATTTATACAATGAAGAATTTTTCTGGATAATTCCTTGTTCAGTTCACCAAAGCACTAAGTTACTTTGAACATGTTTGTGTTGCTGCACAGGCATATCGTCTGAAGGAACAACTCATATGGTTTAAATTCAGCATTATTGTCGATggttattttcttcaaaataaaaaagaataaaaacactATTGATCGAAAACATTGATGTCGTTTGTTTAGCCTCGATACATTTTATACGTTTCGCATCCACTATAAAGTCTCTCTACAGAAGTATTCGCCCGAAGTCGCAATATTAAAATCTATGAtataaaatcaatatataagcCTAGTTCTTTGCAATATAAATAAGTTGATATAAgaattgtttttgtgttttttcccCTCGACGTATATTTAACTCACTGTATTATTAAGTAATATCAACGCAAAATATGTTCCCATTTGTCTTTCTACATTTTAGACGATGAAACAAATATGTGTATACTGATTAATCTACAACAAAGATTCGGCTTGAGTTTTAGATACATCGTAGATACACTATCGATATTTCAAATCTAAGGACATGgcaaatatttaaacaaattaaGATTTGCTGCCTTGTATATTTAGAAAAATCCCCGAAGTTGTTGTTTCTGTTGTTGATTTACTAAACCTgtttaaatttgacaaaaagaAGGGAAATATCCCCTCATAAGTATAGTACCGTAAACATCAGTTCAGCTACATATAGGACGAAACCAGTCCTAGCATTCCCTGGTGTAATGGTCTTTTATAATTTCATATGCATATCTCATACCACATCACATACGCTACTTTCATTTCGCTCGTCTTGCCTCAAAAAGTCACACTTTGTGGTGACACAAGGGTGCACTCTTGACAGTCACACTACGCGCGCTCTCATTGACAGTTAAAAAAGCCTATAAGAGGCATTGACTCCAACGGAATTACTGAGGCCGGGTAGTACTGTGACACGAAGGTCCCTGGTTCCGACCCTAACTTCGACTGATGAATACGGTTGGATTGCCTCAAAAAGTGGTAATtctgtatacaaatatatataatatatatatatatatatatatatatatatatatatatatatatatatatatatatatgtatatatatatatatgtatatatatatatatatatatatatatatatatatatatatatatatatatatatatatatatatacctatatataattgaaatcgtagtgagttggaaaattcagaacagtgaaaaaacttccagacTTCACCGGGATTAGAACCCGGGCTCACCGCTTTATATCCGGACACTCTATCTACTAGGCTATAGACACTgcttgtatgtccagaggttcgaaaccggtaaggaaggtcgtaattcgactaggcgtttgtcacctgtatcgaacaatactagttctgttttggtgacatatttgcccctatatatatatatatatatatatatatatatatatatatatatatatatatatatatatatatatatatatatatatatatatatatatatatatatatatatatatatatatatatatatatatatatatatatatatatatatatatatatatatttatttatatatatatatatatatatattgaaacacTTTCCTCTTGACGGTAGTGCGTGTCAGCCGGTTCAGGATTCTTGGCCTAAGATGTCGTATTTTAATTGGCATGGGAACgaagacatacacaaaataaatcaagaGAGGTAGTTGTACAGTTAACCCAGATATATTCAATCCAAAACgacttcttacagtaaggttGCGTTGCACAATCTTGATGCTGCGTGGCCTTGAAGTCTACCATCAAGATGTTCCTTCCAACGGCAACCAATGTAGACTGTCCTGTCCCACCCAAGTAATACACTTAATACATTTTATACAAATGGTGTACTTTACCTTAGAACTTAGCTTCAGACATAATACCCAAATACTACAGTGCATTCCTACCATCCCCAAGTAATTGTACTCCTTTACATGGTTGAATGAGATTACATGATTATCCCTAGAAAATGTCATATGTGTTACATCACAATCCCGGGATAGGCCTCATACCACATGCCGATCCATAGGAGTAGCCATAAAAGCCATAATCTTGTAACAAATAAAACTTGTCTACTTAATGCCAAGAGAGATAATCCCCCATATAATTACAAATGGTATATAAACTACCACAATGTCTCCAAACCGTCCACACAGAACTCCGTCATTGCTCCACAACTTGAAGATCTGCTtaattggctccaattatagcacgcgaTAGCTAGGATAGTTTTGTGATTACATAATCGACCCGCCATAATCGACCCCAGGCTTTACAGTTAGCCTGCaaagcttcttaacaccataaggctttttgtgtaaacactttgtggaaatatgttcatgtctaccaCAATTTAGTCAATCATACAGCTTTCACACAAAGACactcatacaagaaaaagtaTATGGCAGGCGATGCAGACAAATTGGTAAAAAAGATataagatataatatatatatatatatatatatatatatatatatatatatatatatatatatatatatatatatactaaatatatatatatatatatatatatatatatatatatatatatatatatatatatatatatgtattatatgatGAAAATGAAACAGGACACATATATGACAAATAggaaaactgattttttttatcatattgactggaaatttcacaattttctacTAATTTACAAAGCTATGTGATGCTATCAGAATAAACTGAGAAAATCTTTTCGTTTGATCTTGAGATGATTGCATAACAGTGAAGCTAATCAGCTTTAATAAAAGAGTCTTAATCCGCATAATGAGGTGAAAGTTTTTCCCTTTAAAATGGTGAACTTTGCTTTCTTACATATGACTACTGAAACCAAAAACGAGTCCACAATCGATAATTCAAATACATCATTTACATTCTCTATCTCCTCAATTTGTAAATAGGAGGATGTAGTAGCCTTTTCAATTACaactttatatttaaataattataatctGCTGGTCTGGAGAAACAAGACCCAACTCCCACTTTGTTACGATCAGGTGATATATAAACAAACCCTGAGTAATACCCCTTACATTTTTGTTCTTCATAACCTTAGCTTATAGTACGTCGTACATCATATAACCTGAATATGATCGAGTTAAGTACATTACTCTTCTGTAAGCAAAGCCGTCGTAATCCTCTCCTTTTATCACCACTAGCGATTAAAATTAGACATCCATCAAACATAGCAATTTTTAAAGATTCGTGGGTATCACGACTTCACAGAAAAAATGGTAGCAAACATTTGCAAGTCGAGCCTCACAACGACTTCATTTTCATAACCACTGCTGCAACAGAACAGTTTTTATCACGTGTAATCCTTTGAAACAAACAGATACCTGTATCCCAAGGAGCACCGTATATTCCATTGAACTGAACACTAGTACAAGCATTGAACCACCAGCCGCCGGGATGATATTGAGTATCAGCACAATTTTGGCCGGCTAAGTCATTGTCCTGATCGTAAGTTGAAAATTTCATATCTCGATGGTAATCCATGTAGTCATATTCTGTTAAATGTATAAACAAGAGAGTTTATTATAATAAGCTTCATTTTAACTTTGAAGGGAACACTGTCGTCACACTTACTAAATATGTCCTTTTACAATATTTAGCTAAGTAATGTAAAGCACGTAAACAGTATATTAAATtactaggctatatatatatatatatatatatatatatatatatatatatatatatatatatatatatatatatatatatatatattcgtcaccatatatatatatatgtgaatatatatatatatatatatattcatatatatatatatggtgacgAATCAAGTGACGAATCAGTTTGTGTCTTCTGTTTCGAATGTAGACTACAGCTTCCTATAACCTAAACAAGAATGA
This window of the Apostichopus japonicus isolate 1M-3 chromosome 9, ASM3797524v1, whole genome shotgun sequence genome carries:
- the LOC139973089 gene encoding uncharacterized protein, which produces MNEIKFSFMIHCFLLGICIHSTLEERVAFFKCTKPHSYKDAVMPCGGNCSNQMELIPSTAAKESSSKQHRSSLVSSASKKPSSFGTLSSKPEASSFTMKAFIELSASSSVSATMTPSSTKPSLARQMSSYTHGSFQEASDAYTSATQAPSVTKEFIPLTPEEPSSGGLSATSYSSSEMTTSQTGTSTRPVKALGSSVTASSTSKITSKVDATSVSMPDTTSLYVSESNSVERQVTLSSPSEIEIFPASEMTTSQTGTSTRPVKASGSSVTASSTPKLTSKVDATSVSMPDTTSLYVSESTSVERQVTLSSPSEIEIFPASQDKLSHTQETSSKLLESTIDAMEPTSFVSAATPTAAQTTVQTTTYESECPRNMILSNCTCQATCDDPDGEKGCHSNCTDDISCICPTGFMIQSTMDCVPQDECACYVKETGVLTEGEQYTLSNCTQCSCKNGVLVCTTEELNCSDNASCKFESDVFRCICSDGFFGNGQNCDRLFDCQDVNDVGLTAEGVYTIYPHMDPHGAFEVYCSDGWTIFQRRIDGTLDFYRDWEDYKIGFGSPNQELWLGNERLHYLTNQNMYQLRIDLVADNGAAYYFTYDGVLVGNEEIKYHLQLGSYNGSTVFDYMDYHRGMKFTTYDQDNDKSQSQTCSVRHKGGWWYNNCYSINPNGIYGNGWDTGICIFERSAQARICNTTYMEMKIKPLN